In the Streptomyces fradiae ATCC 10745 = DSM 40063 genome, one interval contains:
- a CDS encoding DUF6131 family protein has product MLILGVILLVIGLITGVSILWTIGLILAVIGAVLWILGATGHAVAGRRHYW; this is encoded by the coding sequence ATGCTCATCCTGGGCGTCATCCTGCTCGTCATCGGCCTCATCACCGGCGTATCCATCCTGTGGACCATCGGGCTCATCCTGGCGGTCATCGGGGCCGTCCTCTGGATCCTCGGCGCCACGGGACACGCCGTCGCCGGCCGACGCCACTACTGGTGA
- a CDS encoding pirin family protein: protein MPAVTVENPLTLPRVAAPADSRARKVLTVVTAPSGFEGEGFPVRRAFAGINYRHLDPFIMMDQMGEVEYQPGEPKGTPWHPHRGFETVTYIIDGIFDHQDSHGGGGTITNGDTQWMTAGSGLLHIEAPPEHLVVSGGLFHGLQLWVNLPARDKMMAPRYQDIRGGSVQLLTTPDGGALLRVIAGELGGHAGPGITHTPITMVHATVAPGAEVTLPWREDFNGLAYVLAGRGTVGTERRPVRLGQTAVFGAGSSLTVRADENQDSSTPDLEVVLLGGRPIREPMAHYGPFVMNTRDELQQAFEDFQKGRLGTVPAVHGMSEGGL, encoded by the coding sequence ATGCCCGCCGTCACCGTCGAGAACCCGCTCACCCTGCCCCGCGTCGCCGCACCGGCCGACAGCCGGGCCCGCAAGGTCCTCACCGTGGTCACCGCGCCCAGCGGCTTCGAAGGGGAGGGCTTCCCGGTCCGCCGCGCGTTCGCGGGCATCAACTACCGCCACCTCGACCCGTTCATCATGATGGACCAGATGGGCGAGGTGGAGTACCAGCCCGGAGAGCCGAAGGGGACCCCGTGGCACCCGCACCGGGGCTTCGAGACCGTCACCTACATCATCGACGGGATCTTCGACCACCAGGACTCCCACGGCGGTGGCGGCACCATCACCAACGGGGACACCCAGTGGATGACGGCGGGCTCGGGCCTGCTGCACATCGAGGCGCCGCCGGAGCACCTGGTCGTCTCGGGCGGCCTCTTCCACGGTCTGCAGCTGTGGGTGAACCTCCCCGCCAGGGACAAGATGATGGCGCCGCGCTACCAGGACATCCGCGGCGGCAGCGTCCAACTGCTGACCACGCCCGACGGGGGCGCGCTGCTGCGCGTCATCGCCGGCGAGCTGGGCGGGCACGCGGGCCCCGGCATCACGCACACGCCGATCACGATGGTCCACGCGACGGTGGCGCCGGGGGCGGAGGTCACGCTGCCCTGGCGCGAGGACTTCAACGGCCTCGCGTACGTCCTCGCCGGGCGCGGTACCGTCGGCACCGAGCGCCGGCCGGTCCGCCTCGGGCAGACCGCCGTCTTCGGGGCCGGGTCCTCGCTGACCGTCCGCGCGGACGAGAACCAGGACTCCTCCACACCGGACCTCGAAGTCGTCCTCCTCGGCGGGCGGCCCATCCGTGAGCCGATGGCCCACTACGGCCCGTTCGTCATGAACACGCGCGACGAACTCCAGCAGGCGTTCGAGGACTTCCAGAAGGGGCGGCTCGGGACGGTCCCCGCGGTGCACGGGATGTCCGAGGGCGGGCTGTAG
- a CDS encoding SseB family protein, which produces MYGYEQNPGAQQQYAPPQQGYGQQQPPLYPEPSPPSLADAVRAFTTGSLAAEDFQQIFATSKVYCPRGDNPGFLALHNTQQPVIPMFTSLKQLRRYAGKESKYFVITGAEVLDLLPTGYGFVLDMEGDHRIVFDAKAVEEMVDFAMRRMYG; this is translated from the coding sequence ATGTACGGCTACGAGCAGAACCCGGGCGCCCAGCAGCAGTACGCCCCGCCCCAGCAGGGGTACGGGCAGCAGCAGCCGCCGCTGTACCCGGAGCCGTCCCCGCCGTCCCTCGCCGACGCGGTGCGCGCGTTCACCACGGGCTCCCTCGCCGCCGAGGACTTCCAGCAGATCTTCGCCACGTCGAAGGTGTACTGCCCGCGCGGCGACAATCCGGGCTTCCTCGCGCTGCACAACACGCAGCAGCCGGTCATCCCGATGTTCACCTCCCTGAAGCAGCTCCGCCGCTACGCCGGCAAGGAGTCGAAGTACTTCGTGATCACCGGCGCCGAGGTCCTGGACCTCCTCCCGACCGGGTACGGCTTCGTGCTGGACATGGAGGGCGACCACCGGATCGTCTTCGACGCGAAGGCCGTCGAGGAGATGGTCGACTTCGCGATGCGCCGCATGTACGGCTAG
- a CDS encoding SMI1/KNR4 family protein yields the protein MSADIWAGVRERVLALAKSPGAAEVFGFPRGERVLEDPLTEAELADLERFCGVRLPEEYRDFLLHVGAGGAGPAYGVFPVRRGDDGTWAWHGDGGDMTLARRLAEPFGQRMTPEEVEALLADQPDEESYEDMDAFDLAYEAWEKRLLATLWSYEHTAGAICLCDLGCAQRQWLAVSGPERGRMWDDARCDHMDLEPLGVTFARWYLEWLEEAERTAGAVSPSATR from the coding sequence ATGAGCGCAGACATCTGGGCAGGGGTACGCGAACGGGTCCTCGCGCTGGCGAAGTCCCCCGGCGCCGCGGAGGTGTTCGGCTTCCCGCGCGGCGAACGGGTGCTGGAGGATCCGCTGACGGAGGCGGAGTTGGCCGACCTGGAGCGCTTCTGCGGGGTGCGGCTGCCGGAGGAGTACCGCGACTTCCTGCTGCACGTGGGCGCGGGCGGCGCGGGCCCGGCGTACGGGGTGTTCCCGGTCCGCCGGGGCGACGACGGGACCTGGGCGTGGCACGGCGACGGCGGGGACATGACGCTGGCGCGGCGCCTCGCGGAGCCGTTCGGGCAGCGGATGACCCCGGAGGAGGTCGAGGCCCTGCTGGCGGACCAGCCGGACGAGGAGTCCTACGAGGACATGGACGCCTTCGACCTGGCCTACGAGGCGTGGGAGAAGCGGCTCCTCGCCACCCTGTGGTCCTACGAGCACACGGCCGGCGCGATATGCCTCTGCGACCTCGGGTGCGCCCAGCGGCAGTGGCTGGCCGTCTCCGGCCCGGAGCGCGGCCGCATGTGGGACGACGCCCGCTGCGACCACATGGACCTGGAACCGCTCGGCGTCACCTTCGCCCGGTGGTACCTGGAGTGGCTGGAGGAGGCCGAACGCACGGCGGGAGCGGTCAGCCCTTCAGCGACTCGATGA
- a CDS encoding DUF397 domain-containing protein, whose amino-acid sequence MASRSVELSAAVWRRSSYSNASGGDCVQVAEGFLGAAAWRKSSHSNGSGGNCLEVADHFPGFVPVRDSKVPDGGVVVVSARAWAPFIESLKG is encoded by the coding sequence ATGGCAAGCAGGAGCGTTGAACTGAGTGCCGCCGTCTGGCGGCGTAGCAGCTACAGCAACGCGTCGGGCGGTGACTGCGTCCAGGTGGCCGAGGGCTTCCTCGGCGCAGCCGCGTGGCGGAAGAGCAGCCACAGCAACGGCTCTGGCGGCAACTGCCTCGAAGTCGCCGACCATTTCCCCGGCTTCGTGCCCGTCCGGGACTCCAAGGTGCCGGACGGGGGCGTGGTCGTGGTGTCCGCGCGGGCGTGGGCGCCGTTCATCGAGTCGCTGAAGGGCTGA
- a CDS encoding helix-turn-helix domain-containing protein, which translates to MARGQRVEIDGSESVPSFYGKELRFQRERAGLTLEQLVEGSFYGATYLSEIERAQRRMPPDLARHVDRVLGTDGYFERCCEDVRRARRRGHAAYFERILEAEKHALTIEEWCPTVFPGLLQTEAYARAVVRATHPLETEEETRGKVEGRLSRACLFEDDHKTPQYWVVLHESLLRQPVLRPQGMAEQLDCIVHLVRRRRVFTQVLPWSAGGHPFMVGSAMIMTFTDAPPLVYTESLHTGHTIDDPALVADYQRSYDLLRAAALPPEASLAMIESAAEDFRNGKQER; encoded by the coding sequence ATGGCGCGAGGGCAGCGGGTGGAGATCGACGGCTCGGAGAGCGTCCCGAGCTTCTACGGCAAGGAGCTGCGCTTCCAGCGCGAGCGGGCGGGCCTCACGCTGGAGCAACTGGTGGAGGGCAGCTTCTACGGGGCGACCTACCTGAGCGAGATCGAGCGCGCCCAGCGCCGCATGCCGCCGGACCTGGCCCGCCACGTGGACCGGGTGCTGGGCACGGACGGCTACTTCGAACGGTGCTGCGAGGACGTGCGGCGGGCGCGACGGCGGGGCCACGCGGCGTACTTCGAGCGCATTCTGGAGGCGGAGAAGCACGCGCTGACCATCGAGGAGTGGTGCCCGACGGTCTTTCCGGGGCTGCTCCAGACCGAGGCGTACGCCCGGGCCGTGGTGCGGGCCACGCATCCTCTGGAGACCGAGGAAGAGACGAGGGGCAAGGTCGAAGGGCGACTGTCACGGGCATGCCTCTTCGAGGACGACCACAAGACGCCCCAGTACTGGGTGGTACTGCACGAGTCCCTGCTGCGTCAGCCAGTGCTGCGGCCTCAGGGTATGGCGGAGCAACTCGACTGCATCGTCCATCTGGTGAGGCGGCGACGCGTCTTTACGCAGGTCCTCCCGTGGAGCGCTGGAGGGCACCCTTTCATGGTCGGCAGTGCCATGATCATGACCTTCACCGACGCTCCGCCGCTCGTCTACACCGAGTCGCTGCACACGGGGCACACGATCGACGATCCGGCCCTCGTGGCGGACTACCAAAGGTCGTACGATCTGCTGAGGGCCGCCGCGCTACCGCCGGAGGCGTCCCTCGCCATGATCGAATCAGCGGCCGAGGACTTCCGAAATGGCAAGCAGGAGCGTTGA